One window of Streptomyces sp. NBC_00273 genomic DNA carries:
- a CDS encoding AAA family ATPase, whose product MQNRPTLVVVSGPPATGKTTLARTLAQQLGCPAIIRDEIKQGMVMSTPHHQTAGDDPLNIPTLDLFFKTITVLLQAGVTLVAEAAFQDRLWRPGLEPLLDLADLRIIRCTTPTSTITERITERARTDSHRAAHGDQALLADMAAGAYDPEQFKAISLDVPTLVVDTSEGYAPGTDEIQAFLRTPQPSLSPRK is encoded by the coding sequence ATGCAAAACCGTCCGACCCTCGTCGTAGTCAGCGGCCCTCCCGCCACAGGGAAGACCACGCTCGCCCGCACCCTCGCCCAGCAGCTGGGCTGCCCGGCGATCATCCGCGACGAGATCAAACAGGGCATGGTCATGAGCACCCCACATCACCAGACCGCCGGCGACGACCCCCTCAACATCCCTACGCTGGACCTCTTCTTCAAGACCATCACCGTCCTCCTTCAGGCAGGGGTCACCCTCGTCGCGGAGGCGGCCTTCCAGGACCGGCTCTGGCGACCAGGCCTGGAGCCCCTCCTGGACCTCGCCGACCTCCGCATCATCCGATGCACCACGCCCACCTCGACGATCACCGAACGCATCACCGAACGCGCCCGCACCGACAGCCACCGGGCGGCCCACGGTGATCAGGCCCTCCTCGCCGACATGGCAGCCGGCGCCTACGACCCCGAGCAGTTCAAGGCCATCAGCCTCGACGTCCCGACCCTCGTCGTGGACACATCGGAGGGCTACGCGCCCGGAACCGACGAGATCCAGGCATTCCTGCGGACACCACAACCGTCACTCAGCCCTCGGAAATAG
- a CDS encoding radical SAM protein, whose amino-acid sequence MRDPVRIWYVAGQRLCNLACDYCVSIGDWAKSRRHDWKNPEDRKVYERVVTWIGTRPYPVKVRLGTLGEPFASPFFLERAAWLTRQNGVEHVELVSNAILMPRRLPRLEAAANLGKLSLWLTWHDGQADLGRFIAAASFAQETFGCFVVVNALLFEDNADAVARAGEAARAAGLRFNVDLGYDPTTATDPQDPSNAVPALKAGSALETLAGLGGNRALAETALIALTSCQGMSCRAGYDAVFIDIHGQAYRCSNYSAQERPALGSVLTDGFELPLRPDRWAPCAAAGGCGNKEDFLNLQIAAPLRPETVPSLGWTDA is encoded by the coding sequence ATGCGTGATCCGGTGCGGATCTGGTACGTGGCCGGCCAGCGGCTGTGCAATCTGGCCTGCGACTACTGCGTGTCCATCGGCGACTGGGCCAAGAGCCGTCGCCACGACTGGAAGAACCCTGAGGACCGCAAGGTCTACGAGAGGGTGGTGACCTGGATCGGGACGCGCCCCTACCCGGTGAAGGTCCGACTCGGCACCCTCGGCGAGCCGTTCGCGAGCCCCTTCTTCCTGGAGAGGGCTGCCTGGCTGACCCGGCAGAACGGCGTCGAGCATGTCGAGCTGGTCTCCAACGCGATCCTGATGCCCCGTCGGCTACCCAGGCTGGAGGCAGCGGCCAACTTAGGCAAGCTCTCCCTGTGGCTGACCTGGCACGATGGCCAGGCCGACCTTGGCCGATTCATCGCCGCAGCCTCCTTCGCACAGGAGACCTTCGGCTGCTTCGTCGTCGTCAACGCCCTGCTGTTCGAAGACAACGCGGACGCTGTGGCCCGCGCCGGGGAGGCCGCCCGCGCAGCTGGGTTGCGGTTCAACGTCGACCTCGGCTACGACCCGACCACTGCCACCGACCCGCAGGATCCGTCCAACGCGGTGCCCGCGCTCAAGGCCGGTAGTGCCCTGGAGACGCTGGCCGGCCTCGGCGGAAACCGGGCGCTCGCCGAGACGGCCCTGATCGCACTGACGTCCTGCCAGGGGATGTCCTGCCGGGCCGGCTACGACGCTGTGTTCATCGACATCCATGGCCAGGCCTACCGCTGCTCCAACTATTCAGCCCAGGAGCGCCCGGCTCTGGGCAGCGTCCTGACCGACGGCTTCGAGCTGCCGCTGCGTCCCGACCGCTGGGCTCCGTGCGCGGCCGCTGGCGGCTGCGGCAATAAGGAGGACTTCCTCAACCTCCAGATCGCCGCCCCTCTACGTCCTGAGACGGTCCCCAGCCTCGGCTGGACCGACGCCTGA
- a CDS encoding IS5 family transposase (programmed frameshift): protein MSTRPWIVDDDLWALIEPLLPPWPTRSPGPRPVADRLCLQGILYVLCNDIAWQLLPPELGFGSGQTRWRRLERWQQAGVFDQLHRILLAELNAAGRLDWSRACVDGPHPGEKGGADTGPSPVDRRKTGSKHHLICDGRGTPLKVITTAANVNDVTQTLALVDGIPPVAGRPGRPRRRPEALLGDKGYDSNPNRDELRKRRILPVISRKGSPNIKGMGKLRYVVEQTFALLHQFKRLAVRWERRTELHDAFVSFACSLICWRRLNKPDS from the exons GTGAGTACTCGGCCGTGGATCGTGGACGACGACTTGTGGGCACTGATTGAGCCGCTGCTGCCGCCCTGGCCGACGAGGTCACCAGGGCCTCGACCGGTAGCTGACCGGCTGTGTCTGCAGGGCATCCTGTACGTGCTCTGCAACGACATCGCCTGGCAACTCCTGCCGCCTGAGCTGGGATTCGGGTCCGGACAGACCCGCTGGCGAAGACTGGAGCGTTGGCAGCAGGCAGGGGTCTTCGACCAGCTGCACCGGATTCTCCTTGCCGAGCTGAACGCGGCAGGCCGGCTCGACTGGTCCAGGGCCTGCGTGGACGGC CCACATCCGGGCGAAAAAGGGGGCGCTGACACCGGTCCGTCACCGGTCGACCGGCGGAAGACGGGCAGCAAACACCACCTGATCTGCGACGGACGCGGCACCCCGCTCAAAGTCATCACCACCGCGGCGAACGTCAACGACGTCACCCAGACCCTCGCCCTGGTCGACGGCATCCCGCCGGTGGCGGGTCGGCCAGGCCGGCCCCGCAGGCGTCCCGAGGCCCTGCTCGGAGACAAGGGCTACGACTCCAACCCCAACCGCGATGAGCTGCGCAAACGCCGGATCCTGCCCGTAATCTCCCGCAAGGGCTCCCCGAACATCAAGGGCATGGGCAAGCTCCGCTACGTCGTTGAACAGACCTTCGCCCTGCTCCACCAGTTCAAACGACTCGCCGTCCGATGGGAACGCCGCACCGAACTCCACGACGCGTTCGTCTCCTTTGCCTGCAGCCTCATCTGCTGGAGACGCCTCAACAAGCCCGACTCATGA
- a CDS encoding IS3 family transposase (programmed frameshift), whose translation MARPSKYGAEFRSDAIALWRASAGRRTYRDVAADLNVNPETLRTWVRDADASPAGAGTSQDTEVELTRLRAENARLTKAEKGMAARAGDPAPGSGVFRPGDEVKTAAWDFVSAHADTFGIKRICRVLGVSRSGYYRWIAGAQARAERQAAEDALVEEIREIHAEHRGNYGALRVHAELRGFGHTVNRKRVARLMRKHGIVGRHLRRKKRTTVSDRLAPPVADLVQRDFTAGALDEKWCGDITYVQVGVAWLYLACVIDIRSRRVLGYSMAPHMRAGLVIEALQSAVAARGGDVAGVIFHADRGSQYTSAAFAQVCDRYSVRRSMGRVGSSYDNALAESFWQGLKRETMHGKLFSTFRQARLEIFEWLVYYNARRRHSALGYLSPIEFEQQHYKTAKLSLAA comes from the exons GTGGCAAGGCCCTCGAAGTACGGTGCGGAGTTCCGGTCCGACGCGATCGCGTTGTGGCGGGCCTCGGCGGGCAGGCGGACGTATCGGGACGTCGCGGCCGATCTCAATGTCAACCCCGAGACTTTGCGGACCTGGGTGCGTGATGCCGACGCATCGCCGGCCGGCGCCGGAACGTCACAGGACACCGAGGTCGAGCTGACCCGACTGCGTGCGGAGAACGCCCGGCTGACCAAGGCGGAGA AAGGAATGGCAGCTCGAGCGGGAGATCCTGCGCCGGGCAGCGGCGTATTTCGCCCGGGAGATGAAGTGAAGACCGCCGCTTGGGACTTTGTCTCCGCCCACGCCGACACGTTCGGCATCAAGCGGATATGCCGGGTGCTGGGAGTCTCCCGCTCGGGCTACTACCGGTGGATTGCCGGCGCCCAGGCGAGGGCGGAACGGCAGGCTGCCGAGGATGCCCTGGTCGAGGAGATCCGTGAAATCCATGCCGAACACCGCGGGAACTACGGCGCGCTTCGCGTCCATGCCGAACTGCGAGGCTTCGGCCACACGGTCAACCGCAAGCGGGTAGCCAGGCTGATGCGCAAGCACGGCATCGTCGGCCGTCACCTGCGCAGGAAGAAGCGCACTACGGTTTCGGACCGGCTCGCGCCACCGGTGGCGGATCTGGTCCAGCGGGACTTCACCGCCGGCGCTCTGGACGAGAAGTGGTGCGGTGACATCACATACGTGCAGGTCGGAGTGGCCTGGCTTTACCTCGCCTGCGTGATCGACATCCGCTCGCGCCGGGTGCTCGGCTACTCGATGGCCCCGCACATGCGCGCCGGGCTCGTCATCGAGGCGCTCCAGTCTGCGGTCGCGGCCCGCGGAGGTGACGTCGCGGGAGTGATCTTCCACGCGGACCGCGGATCGCAATATACGTCGGCCGCGTTCGCGCAGGTCTGCGACCGGTACAGCGTTCGCAGGAGCATGGGCAGGGTCGGCTCGAGCTATGACAACGCTCTGGCCGAGAGTTTCTGGCAGGGCCTGAAGCGAGAAACGATGCACGGGAAGCTGTTCTCGACGTTCCGTCAGGCGAGGCTGGAGATCTTCGAGTGGCTCGTCTACTACAACGCCCGCCGACGCCACAGCGCGCTGGGCTACCTCTCCCCGATCGAGTTCGAACAGCAGCACTACAAGACAGCTAAACTCTCACTCGCAGCATGA
- a CDS encoding radical SAM/SPASM domain-containing protein: MFGVVGLDRVIVWQDDAEVLQLLRYASERPHDSTELSARFGASRVAAAVAREWLQDPVELCRSYRIESGEIEVTAHCNWGCVSCPVATDPKPRRTMPMSLFEEIVGKLTAAGASYVTFQFFNEPTLDRYLSQRLEVLAHHGMPLALYTNASALTTAKIEDLKRTGVLKDLIVNIPAVDEAEFAKLTGSRSYHHTMGNTEAALRAGLPVHVVVNGVGARRERNLEEVERHFVPLGAQVYPSLTCDRAGELGGEYAQGVRVEGRLTGCGWPVQHVNISVTGALFLCCNDYYQREVFGHVGDGSIDELLSGEPAVALRRKVFGVDEAPEDFLCRRCHNQLPDFPARDFRPIATFG, from the coding sequence GTGTTCGGGGTCGTGGGTCTGGACCGGGTGATCGTGTGGCAGGACGACGCTGAGGTACTCCAGCTCCTGCGGTACGCCTCCGAACGCCCTCACGACAGCACTGAGCTCTCGGCCCGGTTCGGGGCCAGCCGGGTGGCGGCGGCGGTGGCACGAGAGTGGCTACAGGATCCTGTAGAGCTGTGCCGGTCGTACCGGATCGAATCCGGGGAGATCGAGGTGACGGCCCACTGCAACTGGGGCTGCGTCTCCTGCCCGGTGGCGACCGACCCCAAGCCGCGTCGGACCATGCCGATGAGCCTGTTCGAGGAGATCGTCGGCAAGCTCACCGCGGCCGGCGCCTCGTACGTGACGTTCCAGTTCTTCAACGAGCCGACCCTGGACCGGTACCTCTCACAAAGGCTGGAGGTCCTGGCCCATCACGGGATGCCACTTGCTCTGTACACGAATGCTTCCGCGCTGACCACGGCGAAGATCGAGGATCTGAAGCGCACCGGGGTGCTGAAGGACCTGATCGTGAACATCCCCGCGGTCGACGAGGCCGAGTTCGCCAAGCTCACCGGGTCACGGAGCTACCACCACACGATGGGCAACACCGAGGCTGCCCTGCGCGCCGGGCTGCCGGTGCACGTCGTCGTCAACGGGGTCGGCGCGCGTCGGGAGCGCAACCTCGAAGAGGTCGAGCGGCACTTCGTTCCGCTTGGCGCGCAGGTGTACCCGAGCCTGACGTGTGACCGGGCCGGTGAGCTGGGCGGCGAGTACGCCCAGGGCGTCCGGGTGGAAGGGCGGCTGACCGGCTGCGGCTGGCCGGTGCAGCACGTGAACATCTCCGTGACCGGGGCCCTGTTCCTGTGCTGCAACGACTACTACCAGCGCGAGGTGTTCGGGCACGTCGGGGACGGTTCGATCGACGAGCTGCTGTCCGGCGAGCCGGCGGTCGCGCTGCGCCGCAAGGTGTTCGGCGTCGACGAGGCCCCGGAGGACTTCCTGTGTCGACGCTGCCACAACCAGCTGCCCGACTTCCCCGCCAGGGACTTCAGGCCGATCGCGACCTTCGGATAG
- a CDS encoding creatininase family protein produces the protein MLISDLAWPDLQPGPEDHVILPVGALEPHGPHLPLGSDTMISDHFARRLAHDIGGRVAPTLGYGVATPSQRLGGTFPGVISISGDTFTAVVTEVLASLVRHGYRRLLLVNSAIDNISFLCEAARDLTERSPGVRVMIVNWWDVVGEDFRNALARESGTARQDDHHAGMVESSLVMHISPHAVRTDRLTADGGVEQPRRISYHLYPQPADTATSSGIVYTAAGAGAGVGERVADQVARRLADAVRREFAAPLPS, from the coding sequence GTGCTCATCAGCGACCTGGCCTGGCCCGACCTGCAACCCGGCCCGGAAGACCACGTCATCCTCCCCGTCGGCGCCCTTGAACCGCACGGCCCGCACCTGCCACTCGGCTCCGACACCATGATCAGCGACCACTTCGCCCGCCGGCTCGCTCACGACATCGGGGGCCGCGTCGCACCCACCCTCGGCTATGGCGTGGCCACTCCCTCCCAGCGGCTCGGCGGCACCTTCCCCGGCGTCATCAGCATCAGCGGCGACACCTTCACGGCCGTGGTCACCGAGGTCCTCGCCTCTCTGGTGCGTCACGGCTACCGCCGTCTGCTCCTGGTCAACTCGGCCATCGACAACATCAGCTTCCTGTGCGAGGCCGCCCGCGACCTGACCGAACGGAGCCCCGGCGTGCGGGTGATGATCGTGAACTGGTGGGACGTCGTCGGCGAGGACTTCCGTAACGCCCTCGCCCGCGAGAGCGGCACTGCCCGCCAGGATGACCACCATGCCGGGATGGTCGAGTCCAGCCTCGTCATGCACATCAGCCCGCACGCCGTCCGCACCGACCGGCTAACCGCCGACGGCGGCGTGGAGCAGCCCCGCCGGATCAGCTACCACCTGTACCCGCAGCCGGCCGACACCGCGACCAGCAGCGGCATCGTCTACACCGCGGCTGGGGCGGGCGCCGGGGTCGGTGAGCGGGTGGCCGACCAAGTCGCCCGGCGGCTCGCCGACGCCGTGCGCCGCGAGTTCGCCGCACCCCTTCCGTCATGA
- a CDS encoding arylsulfotransferase family protein yields MPSSVDQLYVFSPSASYPRPFACVIDNRARLVHAWSSPIGQPDIETSPPSYLRGWNHVEVGPDGSLYAMVPLHALLKLAPDSTLTWRADLPAHHDLALSPAGEIYVLTEEPRPVPCTGGSHVLLDNSVTVLGPDGLLRAAYSLYEILTTDPRLEALITGVIDEHRVAGRTADPAVLALRLEGANGWRRGRDVSRLLRARPGSPSDILHANTVEILTTAHPAGLWAAGNVLVSLRNLNLIAVLDLGARAVRWWWGPGELSGQHQPSVQPDGTILVFDNGRALSRSRVLEIEPLTQCVTWRYEPGLFCEMAGGCERLDDGAVLISDAQAGRALIVDRDGRERWTVHVSTRARSAGRSRAEFYRLSAIPRPAARFLGAGDRPARTLAESQVSCHVGQSVRGAL; encoded by the coding sequence ATGCCGTCTTCCGTCGACCAGCTGTACGTGTTCTCACCGTCGGCTTCCTACCCCCGCCCGTTCGCGTGCGTCATCGACAACCGGGCGCGGCTCGTCCACGCTTGGTCCAGCCCCATCGGCCAGCCCGACATCGAGACCAGCCCGCCCTCCTACCTGCGGGGCTGGAACCACGTCGAGGTCGGGCCCGACGGCAGCCTGTACGCGATGGTGCCGCTGCACGCGCTGCTCAAGCTCGCCCCGGACTCCACCCTCACCTGGCGGGCCGACCTCCCTGCCCACCACGACCTCGCCCTCAGCCCCGCCGGTGAGATCTACGTCCTGACCGAGGAACCCCGCCCCGTGCCCTGCACCGGCGGCTCCCACGTCCTGCTGGACAACTCCGTCACCGTCCTCGGCCCGGACGGGCTACTGCGGGCCGCGTATTCCCTGTACGAAATCCTGACCACCGACCCCCGGCTGGAGGCTCTGATCACCGGCGTGATCGACGAGCATCGCGTGGCCGGACGGACCGCTGATCCTGCCGTCCTCGCCCTGCGGCTGGAAGGAGCGAACGGTTGGAGGCGCGGCCGCGACGTCTCCCGCCTGCTGCGGGCCCGGCCCGGATCGCCCAGCGACATCCTCCACGCCAACACCGTCGAGATCCTCACCACCGCCCATCCCGCCGGGCTGTGGGCGGCTGGGAACGTCCTGGTCTCGCTGCGCAACCTGAACCTGATCGCCGTTTTGGACCTCGGCGCCCGTGCGGTGCGCTGGTGGTGGGGGCCCGGCGAACTGTCCGGCCAGCACCAGCCCTCCGTGCAGCCTGACGGCACGATCCTGGTCTTCGACAACGGCCGGGCCCTCAGCCGTTCCCGGGTCCTGGAGATCGAGCCGCTGACCCAGTGCGTCACCTGGCGGTACGAGCCGGGCCTGTTCTGCGAGATGGCTGGCGGCTGCGAGCGCCTGGACGACGGCGCGGTCCTCATCAGCGACGCTCAGGCCGGTCGCGCCCTGATCGTCGACCGCGACGGCCGCGAGCGGTGGACCGTTCATGTCTCTACCCGCGCCAGGTCCGCCGGGCGTTCCCGCGCGGAGTTCTACCGCCTGTCCGCCATACCCCGCCCCGCCGCCCGGTTCCTGGGTGCAGGTGACCGGCCGGCCCGTACCCTGGCCGAGTCCCAGGTCAGCTGCCACGTCGGCCAGAGCGTCCGGGGTGCCCTGTGA
- a CDS encoding glycosyltransferase family 2 protein — protein sequence MISVIVPTRDRPGPLHRALRSLARQTYRRFEVIVARDGGMPVGQVIARWQREMPITLLDGDTPYGVSHARNRALAVAQGENVALLDDDDVFLPHHLQVADDALRTGRADTVYGQALVSPTWIEDLPRGTHSLPRKDYPFDATFLGIANTIHTGSIVARNPAASPVRFDETLQHCEDWDFLLALHHTAGHRFARLDSITSVYHQVPRPGAVTSAYRTSPTPFTLARDTLYRRWPAVGDLAEEYRQWFRHFDQRLDGRIALGLPAPAHVYEQAVRGLHATFTAHRPPDHALLDRLLPNDLASRTGQIPEADIPLKGAVHAAR from the coding sequence GTGATCAGCGTGATCGTCCCGACGCGGGACCGCCCCGGGCCGCTGCACCGCGCCCTGCGCAGCCTCGCCCGCCAGACCTACCGCCGCTTCGAGGTGATCGTCGCCCGCGACGGCGGCATGCCCGTCGGGCAGGTCATCGCCCGCTGGCAGCGCGAGATGCCCATTACTCTCCTCGACGGCGACACCCCGTACGGGGTCTCCCATGCCCGCAACCGCGCTCTGGCCGTGGCCCAGGGCGAGAACGTCGCACTCCTGGACGACGACGACGTGTTCCTGCCCCACCACCTTCAGGTCGCCGACGACGCCCTGCGCACCGGCCGGGCCGACACCGTCTACGGCCAGGCCCTCGTCAGCCCCACCTGGATCGAGGACCTGCCACGCGGCACCCACAGCCTGCCACGCAAGGACTACCCCTTCGACGCAACGTTCCTCGGGATCGCGAACACCATTCACACCGGCTCGATAGTCGCCCGCAACCCTGCGGCCTCCCCGGTTCGCTTCGACGAGACGCTGCAGCACTGCGAGGACTGGGACTTCCTCCTCGCCCTCCACCACACCGCCGGCCATCGCTTCGCCCGCCTCGACAGCATCACCAGCGTCTACCACCAGGTCCCCCGCCCCGGCGCGGTCACCTCCGCCTACCGGACCAGCCCCACCCCCTTCACCCTCGCCCGGGACACCCTCTACCGGCGCTGGCCAGCCGTCGGAGACCTCGCGGAGGAGTACCGGCAGTGGTTCCGCCACTTCGACCAGCGACTCGACGGCCGCATCGCCCTCGGCCTGCCCGCGCCGGCCCACGTCTACGAACAAGCCGTCCGCGGCCTGCACGCCACCTTCACCGCACACCGCCCGCCCGACCATGCCCTCCTCGACCGTCTACTCCCCAACGACCTCGCCTCCCGGACCGGGCAGATTCCCGAGGCCGATATCCCGCTGAAGGGAGCCGTTCATGCAGCCCGCTGA
- a CDS encoding class I SAM-dependent methyltransferase: MQPADAPYDGFADTFAREAAISPYNAHYDRPTVLELLGDVNGLRILDGGCGPGLYLSELAARGADTVGIDQSADMVRLARERLGSLARIRQHDLDEPLTWAADASFDIVLLALVLHYAHDRVRALTEIARVLRPGGRIIISTSHPTADWLADGGSYFDARHVEESWSDGMTHRYWRQPLQTWFDEFTAAGLAVDRLVEHRPAHSMTRHHPTEYEKLAHQPGFIAFQLHKPPGAPDLRPAQP, translated from the coding sequence ATGCAGCCCGCTGACGCACCGTACGACGGCTTCGCCGACACCTTCGCCCGCGAGGCCGCCATCAGCCCTTACAACGCGCACTACGACCGCCCCACCGTCCTCGAACTCCTCGGCGACGTGAACGGCCTGCGCATCCTGGACGGCGGCTGCGGCCCCGGCCTGTACCTCTCCGAGCTCGCCGCGCGCGGAGCCGACACCGTCGGCATCGACCAGAGCGCGGACATGGTCCGCCTCGCCCGCGAGCGCCTCGGTTCGCTCGCCCGCATCCGCCAGCATGACCTCGACGAGCCTCTCACCTGGGCCGCCGACGCCAGCTTCGACATCGTCCTGCTCGCCCTGGTCCTCCACTATGCCCACGACCGTGTCCGCGCCCTGACAGAGATCGCACGCGTCCTACGGCCCGGCGGGAGGATCATCATCTCCACCAGCCACCCCACTGCGGACTGGCTCGCAGACGGCGGCAGCTACTTCGACGCCCGCCACGTGGAGGAATCCTGGTCCGACGGCATGACCCACCGCTACTGGCGTCAGCCCCTCCAGACATGGTTCGACGAGTTCACCGCCGCGGGCCTCGCCGTCGACCGCCTCGTCGAACACCGCCCCGCCCACTCGATGACCCGCCACCACCCGACCGAGTACGAGAAACTGGCCCACCAGCCCGGGTTCATCGCCTTCCAGCTCCACAAGCCGCCAGGCGCCCCCGATCTCCGTCCCGCCCAGCCGTGA